In the Rhododendron vialii isolate Sample 1 chromosome 2a, ASM3025357v1 genome, TCCAAAAACCGATATGCACATTTTACCCATTCTACTACTTATGAGATGGCAAAGCGGGTTAGTTAATAAATGACTattagaaacttttttttatcaaaagcaTTAACCTAATGTCTCATAAAAGAATGGGAAGTATAATCCATGACAGCACTACATTGGATACAATACATTTTTATGCTAAAGGGCAATAATACTAGAAGGTACAAAATTGGAAGTATGATCCGTATGCAGGGTCAATTTCGTAATCATCCAAAGGTTAGTTCTGGGAGGCATCAATGATATTGTTATCTTTTATTATAGAAAATTAATAAAGCACCACTAGCAAAGCAATGGcacttctttcttcttcttttttattgcaATTACTTGTCATATAATGGGTACATCCAGTAATTTCTCCTAATTAAGAGGACCACTCATGAAATTACGACAGTGATCTCTTTCAAGGGACCCTGCAAGTCAATGGCAAATATTGAAACTCGTTTGacaattttgtttctttctctttcataaGTACCCCACCACTAGCCCTCCATTTTGTTCTGAAATTCCAATAACCACCAATGACTTCTTACCAGTTGGACTCTTTCTTCAAACTCGTTGCCCACCCTCTCTGCCATTGGGTGTTTTCACTCTCCAACTTattttccaaagaaaaattACCTCGAAATTTGGAAGAaatttgatttctaaaaatatttatcTTGGTATTTATGTTCCACCTGAGcttatagtaattttttgttgttgaaattaGGAGCCAAAATTGttcaaattgagttttgataaattattttCGCCAAGTTTTTAAAGTTATTCTTATTAAAAGttagaaaagagaaaagtgtATCAAGAAAATTGACATAACTCTCGAGAtgaggaaggaaagaaaaaaaaaacctaaagcCCTAAAACCAAAACGaacaccttttcaaaaatcttattttaagtggCTATTATTCCAACTCTCTTAGGTTAAGCAAAATAAATGCTTACGGCTTATTTGATAACCTAATTTCTTATTTAATTAATGGAAAAAGTAAATAAGTAACACATCATAAGATAGAATCTATTTCTACCACTAATTAGTTTATTAATTATGCATTATCAATCAAGACAATCTaatttgttttgctaaaatAATCTTATTTTCTAAGATGGGCAGCCAAAGTGCCAAACTATTCGGAATAATTAGGTAGTGTCCCATTGGGCACCACGTGGGTGTGTTTCAAACTCTTACTTCCTACGTCCCAATTTGTtatgtctgttttttttttgaaatctcacaaaaaattgtttatatctcacaatctaaaatatttttttatgatttcaaaatctttgtttaaaagaattaattgagatctatcaaataaaattcatattgaacatataaaatattatatattataaatataaataattttttaagacgtccaaaaaaggaaacatgtATAACATTTTGGAACAGAAGTAGTATCTATCACACATTTGTTTGGGCTCCTCAAAATTTACGGTGCAAACCACACAAATATGGGTAGAGAAAAAATTTGGGATTTCACGTGGCAGTTCTTCATGAACGCTAGATGAATTATTTTCCCAAACTGTCCtcatcattttgtaaaaacaacAAAGGCGCGTGAGAGACAATTCCTTCCAATCGAGAGTGTAAATTAACCGCAGAAGACCTCCAAACTCCCCAACAAAACATTTCTTACCAAACCAGAGAAGGTAACAAAGGAGTACAAAAACTGCCAAAGAAAACTTCCTCCTCATCTATAGTCTCTCATCAAAGTCTGTTTTCttcacacctctctctctctctctctctctcctcacctatctctctccaaaattcagACCCATCAATGGAAACCTCTCCCAAACtccaagaaaaccaaaacccatCTGCCCACAGCCACAGCACCACCAGCACAACCAGCAGCAGCACCAGCAGCAATGGGctccacccaccaccaccaccacaaacccCCACCACACCCAAACCCATCACCAGATCCGAGCCCAACAGCCCGTACCCGACCACCTTCGTCCAGGCCGACACCTTCTCCTTCAAACAAGTCGTCCAGATGCTCACCGGATCCTCCCAcgccaaacccgacccgcccaagAACCCCATCCCCCCGATCCGATCCGGGCCCAAGAAACAACCATCTTCCAAACTCTACGAGCGGAGGAACAGCCTCAACAAGAGCTTCAAGATCAGCCCGTTGCTGAACTCCGGCTTGACCCGGACCCACGAGATCCTGTCCCCGAGTATTCTCGATTTCCCGTCGCTCGCCCTCAGCCCGGTCACCCCGCTCATACCCGACCCGTTCAACCGGTCCCCGCAGCCCGGTTTGGACAtggagaaagagaaagatgCGATTGAGAAAAAAGGGTTTTACTTGCACCCGTCGCCGGCGAGCACTCCGAGGGACTCGGAGCCCCGGCTGCTGCCCCTGTTCCCGGTCACTTCCCCTAGGGTTTcaggttcttcttcttcgtcttgagcgaatttttctctcttttattttttttgggtatttgtataattttttttttaattatgtggGTTTTGTTATTTTACTAATGTGGGTTTTTCAAATTGATGAGGCTAATGCTCTGTTGTTATATAATGATGAATGTGATGTACAATTTGGAGAGGGTTTGGAGAATCTTTTGCTTCAATTGTGTAATTTGATCCCTGTTCCTCTCCCTTCCTTTTGGTGATTTAAATCCTTTTGGCTCTCCTCAGTTTTCTTGGGGTAGGCCACCTTGACCCAGTATTTTTCTTGGGTTGTTGTCTTAACTTCTACTTAGATTTTGGTCAAATTTTTCCATTGCATCGATCctctcaaaattgaaaaaaagctCGTGTAAGACGATAAAAAGAACATAATAGacctactttaaaaaattaagagagaacaACCGAATAAGCCGCCTcaaaaaatcttcaaaaagTTAGGGCAAATGAGCCCCAAGTTTTGCAAGATTTTGTCTCAAATTTTGGATATTGGTGGAATTCCGACTTTAATTATGGAGTTCTACGAGCTCATATAAGCCATGGTATTTATGTACGCAGCCGTTCGATGCACGTAGATTTCACGTGAAGCACGTGGAATTCCTACCCATCGAAGGGCTCCAAAATTAAATGTGTCCGCTAGTCTGGACATTTATGTCCCAAGCATTTTTCCAATTTGCATAGAGGTAAGCACATTTCTTAGTCTTACTCCAAGGCAATATTTGATTGGACAGATCAattaggacaaaaaaagaagaagaagaagtgtaaTTTCGTGGAATCCCAAGAGACTAGTTGCGAAGGGGGGGCCAAAAATGCAGTAGTTCTCACGAATTTATAATATTTCGCATGTCGAGTTCAACCGGTCAAATAGGCCCTAAAATGATATTGATGGATGAAAAAGATATTTGCTTTTTTCtaatatatgtgtatatatatatatatatatatatatatgggtgaAAAAGATATTTGCTTTTTTCTaatacaaaaatgatactcatacaacaatccaaacacaacaacttacacaacctctcacatgcatgtgggctccacacacactactatgtgtgggccccacatatatgtgagaggttgtgtaagttgttgtgtttggattgttgtgtgagtagcatcttTGTTTCTAATATATATATGCTTGTTGATAAAGGAGATAGTACATTAGTACCGTAGTACTCGGGAGAGGCTCCCGTCAAGTGTAGCTCTTGTCCAGTCCCGTCCATTCTCGGCCAATTGTGGGCTCTTTTCGGGTCCAAAATAATGATCGGAATCATTCACTTTCTAGATCTCGTCAAGAACATTTTTCTGAAACTTAATGGATTTCAAAGTGATATCAAACGATAttcgatcaacgtgatttttgatGTGGCTAATATTCTCGATGAGATGTAGAAAGTGAACAATTTCGATCGCTGTTTTGGACCAAAATAGGCCCATAATTGGCCGAGAATGGAAGGGACTGGACCATTGCACATTGGACGGGAGCCTCTCCCGTAGTACTCCGTATTGTTTTGAGTTGGAAGTGGGGTTGAAGAATGAATAGGGAAAATTGGTTAATCAATTTTGCATTATGGTGGAGCAAGTGGGGCCTTTGGCTGTCAAGAGAAGAGTAGAAGAATGGGAAAGGAATCTTGACCTTTTTGTTGTCTTCATAAATTGAAGGAAAGATGCCAAAGACTAAGGGAAGCATACTAGTATGCGCTTGAAGCTGCAAGAATCGGTTCGGTTAGTTGGTGGGTTTGTTCCTTATATAATTGATTAGGTTTCGATTTTTGGAGTCAGACATTAAGATAgtaatttcttgtaaattttttagtGCCGGCGTGAATGGCCTGTCTTTTACCGAAAGAGGAAAGATTTAGTTGAGGTGTACGTAAACTGGCCGGGACACCCTTgaccgttgaaaaaaaaaactatgtgcTTGTGTCGTATGCACTCAAATGACATTTTTTATCATTCGATTGGACCATTGGTACCACTCCACTATATTGTATTGTATATGTGCCACAATTTCTTTTTCAGAACCACCatcattttggattttaccTTGATGACAAATCCAGGCCGCTTTGCCATAGCAAAGATATACTACAGAAATGGAGGGGTTTTCTTAACACATAGGAGGTATCTCCATGTCCGTATGAGATGAGATTAATCCACCGACGGCGGACTGCAAGGAACCAATACCCACATGAAGTAGTTAGAAGCAACTAAAAGGGTGATCAATGAACTTGCTCGTGAGGCTACAAACATAGATTTTCACCTCCCAACCGGTTGACCTACCACTAAGAGTCGAACTCACAATAAACCCCCTTAGAGCAACTCCAACCCATCTCCATTGAGCACCAAAACTTcattttgaagaattcaagCCCTCTGGTCCATTTTCGTTTGgggtctccaaaatggagactCAATTCTCATTCTCTATATTTGGAGAGTCTCCTCCTAAATCTCCCCTTTTTCttaaaatcatcattttaacCTTTTGATCTATTGACAACAAATTATAATACCAACTATatcccatttactttttttttttgctagaattTCATCAATTGCATATAACTTTTACATTATACATCctatttttataaaattggtATCATTGAAAAGATATTAATAGTACCTTCAAAATCAATCTAATATTAAACATAAATACAATTTGAAATAATATCAAATGTAAATTCAAACCATTTATTTCGAGGATGCATTCGATCAATTGAGCGGCTCAATCCAAGTGGCGCTTCTAAAGTTGATATTGTAAGATGAGGCCAAATTCCTATTGCAATTTATGCTACCAGTTTGGGGGTGGAAGAAGAATTAGGGGAAGTTTTGGaggtgaaaaatgaaaaattggggTTGGAgttgttgattttttgaaaattattttttgaataaaatactttttttgagCCTCTAAAATGGAAAAAGAGTGAGAGGgattgaagttgctcttagaaacAAACTAGCTGGGTATATGAATGGAGTTAACCTTGTGAGTCTATAATAATGGTTGAAGATGGCAAAGTGATGCACTATTGGATGTGTGATGGGTCCCATGACGACTTAAATAGACAAGTCCAAGTGGTGAGGGGAAGTCTTTCCAATCTACCAGAAAACTAAGTAAATATTACAAATTTACTTAATTCTGCATACTACTCCTCCGGCAGTGTGTCAAAGTTTGAGTTGGTGTAtactgtattttttaattttggtgtTCAAGGCAGTGGGACAGGATTAGATTTAAATATCTCACATTTCGTACTTTGATTTTGAGGGGCAAAATATATGCACAAGCTAAAATCGAGTTTCATGTAATTTGAGATGCGCGTAAATTTGTTCAGACATTTGagtcaattcaaaaaaaaaaaaaatcgaattaCTTGTAAGATTTATGGTCATTGGTATCACTATGAAAATCTCCATTTCTTATTCATACTTGTTGGCTGCATAATCCGTGGATACTATCAGACGATTCATGTATCAGACGCGTTTCTCATATCCTCACCACTTCCTATTTGTCCCTATTGGATGCATGACTCGTCGATATTATCGCACATCTATCACATACCTTTTCAAACTTTATTTGCATCTTATGCTCAAATTTCGTGTTAGACATTGGCACAGAAGATTCGAACTTCTTGTTGTGCTACACAATTGATGTCTCAAGCATGCCAAACCTGTCGTAGATATGGATGGCATCCATAATTTGTAAGCAAGAAGATGAAAGCTTTACATTGGGGCACCCATGAAACTGCACCGACATGCACTCTCCCGGAGTAATCAGGACGCTTGACAAAAATTGACCCACCTGAGTTTACTCTCCTTTgagatgggggggggggggggggggggggttgggttGAAGAACGGCCTTATTTTGTTTCTTGGATTCTTTAATGCACCTTTGAATTTGGGTAAGGAAATCATTAAAGAAATCAATCAAAGGTAGGTCACTCAAGTCTGTCTTTTGACCCCAAAAGACACCCAATGCCTTGTGAATAGGGGCACGAGAAAGAGTGGGTGGAAAGTTGGACttgtgattattattattattattttaataattaggTGTCCGGTTCAGTTTACACACATTTTGGCTGATCGTGAGGAATTAATTCCACCGTCCATTAGCGGAGCCTCATTGAATATGTATTGATTGCAAAAGAGTTAATAGCATTTGAGAGATTTCGAATTTGATATCTTACGAGAGAGCAAATCTTTAAGTCTTAAGTCTTGACCATCAAGCCAACCGGTTGAAAAGTTGGACTAGTGAtaatagaagaaaagaaatatgagagagagagagagagaacaaggtggtgggggagtggcctctttgtgtttttatttgttggtttgtcatgttttggtttgcttgttccttttggtgtgggtgtgggtATGATTTTGAAGGACTTTTGAACCTTATGGTTGGTGGGTCAATTAATTGTAAGTTTGAAAAATTTCATGTGCCACTGTTTTGATAATTCTCTCTGCACTTGCCAATCATCAATCCTCATCTTTTTGACTGGGGACCAATATTGTCTGAGGTCCACTGGATGGGCTGGGCCGAGTTGGGCCGTGGACCCCGCTACATGTTGGTTCTAGCTGTATGTTTGTAGTCTTCGTTTTCCCCTCTTTAGTAATAGGCGAAAGAACAGTGCGCTTTGCACAATTTGTCGTGGAGGCCAATAATTTTAGTAGAGGTGTACACGGTACGAATTGATCCGGTTCTTTAgaaatcaataatcaaaccaTTTCAAATAGTTCTAGAAAATTAGGAACCAGAACCTAACtaatatatgcatggaacctaacTAGAATCAAATTGCAAGACCGGtccgattttggttcggttccggttctatccaataaacatccaaacacttatttataaaatataaacttataaaattaaagaaatatgaAGATAATTTGCTGGAAtaagaaaggaaggaagaaaataaaattgagaaccagtaattAACGGTCCGGTTCTAACCAcagttcattaattgagaaccagtaaccgaaccaaaatttacggttcttattttttggaacatAACCTGACCGTAAAACCGCAAAACCGGACCAAATAggacggttcggtccggatcggaCCGGTTTTACAGTTCGGACGATTTTCTTGAACACTCCTAAATTTTAGGATAGAAGGAGCATTTAGTATTTATATTCTACGTGATgctctttaaataaataaaaaaacaaataatcatGTTACCTTTTAATCCTTCCAATTCCGCTctaccttctttttcaattggagattatcttttttttctttgtttaaatttttaaaaaagaatagaATAATTTGGGAGTGCATTCCTTTTACGTATCAAAGGCCTCcaaatgctgaaaaattaaaaaattaaaaaaaaaagcttaaatTAATGCGGCAATTTCTTGCTCTTTGATAAATACTGTACTAACTAACTTGAAAGACCAATCAAAAGATAAATACTACTAGGTTGTGGACCCTGCTCCATGTGAGTATGGAGTGTCAATGAGGTGTACAAAATCTTAcctaaacttattttttacatttttttttttaaaagttcacaAGGTCATCTCtacaaataaaaaaggaaacacTCAAAAATGTAACAATACATACTCGAAGATTAATATTTAACGTACACTTTGTGTCGAGTATATTTATTTGCAATATTGTGTCCATTTTAGTCACTTTCTTGAGAATACAGCTTGTTAATTCGACGCTGCAAAGTAGGAAGGAGAGAAAGGTAATCAATATTCTCCCAACTACCAACTACGAAGAAACAAACTTCAACCCCAACCTTCTAAATTTCAATGCAAAAACTTTAACACTTTTGACGCataattttgacttttttgctTTGATAAAAGGCTCAAACTCAAAATTGTTTATCTGTGCATCTCATGGAACGTACGCTTATTCAACATAACCACATCATGCAGAGTGACATGCAAGATTTTCGATTATCAAGCACCTGAGATTATCTACCAATTTTAGTACTTTTTGTTAGACTTTGTTCCATGTCGCTCAAGTGGGAGTGTTATACTTTGTTTCACGTACATCGCttatctaagccacccaaattTTGTTAATATATTTTAGAGGCTAGTACTCCacctatagccaattggttttaggttgaaaccctcTATGAATCTAATATGATATTAAAGCTAGGTCTTAGATGGTCTCATCTCTCATGGGAGAGTTTCTGTCGCCCGAAGCAAATCTCTTGGTCAGCACATCAATTTGCACCTTCACGTGCATCCGAGCTACACGTGAGGGGAAGTATTAGACTTTGTCTCACATCGCTCATCCAAACCACCTAAGCTTGGTTAATACTCTCTCTATCCCAAATTCTTAGTCCTCTACGATTTTACGTGTAATTTTCATAGGCCTATATCTCtctatgtatatgtatattgtTTGAAATAcacaatataaatcttgtttgatatatttcaattatttctataaaataatattttcaaaaacataaaaaaataatatacattGAGATATACTGGCctttgaaaattgcacgtaaaATCATAGAAGACcaaaaatttgggacggagggagtatatttatGGGAGAATTTTGCATAGGTCCACTATAACAGTTTCCAAACCCATCTAatccacttctaagtttcataacccactaagtccactagcCTACAAAAATACCAATATAACCCACTATatgtagccctatatataccccagtATCTGtagtttcttttccattttcttcaaactgggggggggggggggggggggggggggggccgccGGGACAAGCATCTCGTCCCAGCCTCCTGTAGTCGTTGCTGTCGCCATCCACCTCCCTTCGCGTCGCATCCCGTCCCAGCCTCTCCGTCGCCGTCGCATCTCACATCCGCGTCACAGTCGTGTTCGACAAGTGGCATAGTTCGTCAGCACGTCACCAAACGGGATCTGCACAAATCTCCAAGAGATCGACGTCCTTTTCTAGCGTCGGCTTCGTTCCCACCATCGCCGttgttttcaacacaaacatGTAGGTCGAATTTAGTTTAGAGTTGAACATATACGGTTATTTGTTATTATTTGTGCAGATCTGGTTTGGTTAGGGTTTTAGATTAACTTATGGAAtcatataattttatatatgttCTTCTGAAATATTTTTCATTGCAGTGGAAGAACACATGATGATATATGTTTACATTTGATTCTTTAACATATAACCCTAATTACATACCGACTGCAATATAATTAGATCGGGTTTTATGGCCGAAATTACACCCTAAGTTATTGAAAATATCGTCTTTGCTACAGTTCGGGGTGCAATTTTAAGGGGCTCTGCCCCCACACCTTTGGACTAAATCACTGTTGAAGGTTGTCATTTTGTTCTatgaatatatatggttatatattcaggtctATAAGCCGCTgcgtggaccaattcaataacgTAAATTTAGTAGTTTATTAGTTTTCGTGTATAAATATATGTTAGTTTTATTTGTACATATATccatattataaaaaaaatatggtatGCTCTTTGTATATGAGACACATGTGGTTATATATCAAATTCTGTATCTTGTATCATGTCATCATATGGTTACATGTGGACTGCTTTAATATGCctatattattatatattctGGTCTATTAGGCcactgcgcggaccaattcattaagataaatttagtatttttattagttttcatatataaatttattaattttatttgtacatataaccatattTTAAGGAAATATGGTCTGTTCTCTTTATATGAGATACATATGGTTATATATCTAATTATGTACCTTGTATCATGCCATCATTCCTAATATATAcggttatatatgatttttttttttgttatagtgtATCATGAAATATATAACGTTTAGGTTTTCGTTTGACAGCTGATATCATGAAACATATATGATAATATACGAATTCTTGAATCCTTTTTCAAACATATAAAGCTATACGCACGTTTCCATCggtttaacttttttcttataTGTGCAGAAatgacaaattcaaaaaaaaataggagtatGGTTTCATGAAGTGCCTAATCCAATTTATTGCAAATTGGAGTACCACCATAATGACACCGTAATAATGGAGTTTAGGATGAACTCCAACCTCAGAAGAGCACTCCACATCAAATCCTTCTACCATAGGTACCTCATAACGTTGAAGAGACACATTAGGATCGTTGATCCTGAGAAAGATAGCCAAGAACATtagatttagaattttaatttggttaaagtCTTTTGGTGTAATTTATTTCTCTTGTTTTCATATTGCTATTTAGAAAACTCTGAATCCGTTTTGTAGATCTATCGATCAAATTTATAATTATGTAGTTGAATAATAGCAGACTCTAgatccattttttatttattttaaacacAAATGTTTTGATTGGAGGATGTAATGGTTTCAATGATTGTTACTTGTTAAAACTAGAAGATATATATGcataaacatataaccataATCATATATAACTATAAAcaaccttatatgaattggtttGCGCAGCGGCTTAACAAActtgaacatataatgttatctgTGCAGTGACAGAGCGGGTGAGTGGTTTCAATGATTGTTAATTGTTAAAACTTAgacatatatatgcataaacatataaccataatcatatataaccatatatataaccatagacAACCTTATATATATGAATTGATCCGCGCAACAGCTTAACAGActtgaacatataatgttatctgTACAGCGACAGAAAGGGTGAGATTTGGAATGTGGAGAGAGTtgtcaaaattccaaaacaaaaaaaaaagaaaaaaattataacgttatatatgatctaaatatataactatataactATATTGTTCCTTACTCTTTATAACCATATAACCCTATAAAAGAATAATAAACCAAAACTATATATAATCATAGAcaaccttatatgaattggtccgcaCAGCAGCCTAACAAACCTGAACATTTAATGTTATTTGTGCAGTGACAGAGCGGGTGAGATCTagaaggtagagagagagagagagagagagagagagagagaactgtcaaaattctaaaaaatgaaatgaaaaaaagtcCGCAAGGGCTTTTTTGTCTTGTATTAATTCTTTTTTGGCTTGACAAATGTCCAGTTTggcaacacaaaaaataaaaaagaataaaaataccTTTGTTGTCtaagccaaacaaggcccttgtctgAGTGGATCTAGTGGGTTACAAACTTGAGAGGTGGACTTGGTgggttacaaacatgctatagtggaccgtaaaccaattttttactccctccgtccctatttttttactccctccgtccctattttatagtccagtattctattttgggctgtcctttaataagtgtccattttgtaaagttagtgggtaaaagatggtgaattttccattttgcccctaaaaatagatttcattttgaaaagttagtaagtaaaagtgtaatgatgatagggatggcattcggggcaTTTGGGGCGGATATTGGCATATccgtacccgatccccgaaaccgAAAGTTGAACCAAATCCGCCCCGATACCCGAATGGGGAGGGGAGGAATGAACCGTAACCGAACCAAACGGGgttcgggtaatccccgaaccgtACGGGTAACCGAATAaaacaagagaaagagagaaagagggagagagagcagATCTAGAAACTGATTTCTGTAAACTAATCAAGCAACACAACTGATCGAGCAACACAAACACCAACTTCTATTAATGAACGTAGATTAGCTATTTCTTCACCTCTTCAAAGTGATGACGATGGATGGCAAGAGGAGTGCCTGGAGTGAGGCTGATCGACGGCGACTCGGCGAGAGGGGTGTGGATGATTGACGGCGAGAAGCGAGAGGGGTGAGGATGATCAGTTGGCGAGAAGCGAAAAGGGTTAGGATCGGCGTGATTCTCAGAAAGGCGAGAGATCGAGGGTGTTGGACTTTGGGGATTCTAAACCCTAATCAGTAATCACCTACTGTTAAGTACTTAAATATATAAAGGGTTATTACACTCTAGGTCCTTAGACCTTAACACATGCAACAAGCTGGTCCCTAAAATATTTGGAACTTTGCAATTCGACCTTGATctcttttattatatatatatatatataggtttcGGTTCAGGGATCTGCTAAACCATACCCGCACCGATacccgttcggttatccaaGGCCTCAACCAGATCCATACCCACGGGGaatttttcggttatggttcggggaaaattttcggttacggttcgggtacccatcggttcggttcactttgccatccctaaatgatgatgggtaagtaggaaaaatggaggaaaaagttaatgtgaaaggtataatgatgatgtctttttaataatttggagttacgaagcaggacacttaaaaagggacagagggagtatatattttaGAGGCTGCTCCACCTAtagccaattaattttaggttggaaccctccaaaaaaattctaataCTTTTGGTGGATGATATTCACAATAGAGATTCATAAAATACTATGCcttacaaaacaaacaaggggAAATTACAGGACAGTGGTAAGAAGGGCAAATAATGCCCAACTCATGAACCACTTTTTTCTGAATTCATCTagatatgaaaagaaaaaaaaatttgccaaaaCATGAAAAGAGCCACCTAAAATGACTATTACGCTCTCAAGT is a window encoding:
- the LOC131316384 gene encoding VQ motif-containing protein 4, whose translation is METSPKLQENQNPSAHSHSTTSTTSSSTSSNGLHPPPPPQTPTTPKPITRSEPNSPYPTTFVQADTFSFKQVVQMLTGSSHAKPDPPKNPIPPIRSGPKKQPSSKLYERRNSLNKSFKISPLLNSGLTRTHEILSPSILDFPSLALSPVTPLIPDPFNRSPQPGLDMEKEKDAIEKKGFYLHPSPASTPRDSEPRLLPLFPVTSPRVSGSSSSS